A single window of Neurospora crassa OR74A linkage group VII, whole genome shotgun sequence DNA harbors:
- a CDS encoding gamma-butyrobetaine dioxygenase, whose translation MLRQLGAAPLARGRFAVTPSTKAIRTLSCSPAARADDATTPSPAAGDSAAPTEPAQPKLLFRKIYKKQRTADQKADKKGDNGSDMKVDKEAGKETDKTGVNKSDKKAGKKANEETDKLAEAQREFDIQLSRLRNDLAQLKKSNNKLRKDKGALRLDIVNMKKAFKGVPPTAAVQRDGQLLELYNKIAKEAREFKAGTPQSVEVVDGQQQLVITFAQPDGTTKQVAMSLHWLRDTCKCPHCVNPDSGQKNFSSTSLPETLEVQSAEVNAADGSVTIVWANDTVSTNATSEATTHTSTYDASDIFTWQLPYDLAGNLLPVERTLWDRSKLQAHIDSGDLRVSYNDWLTSDAAFWKAFESLARFGILFVHSIPSDRALVESQVEKIANRIGILMHTFYGFTWDVRSKPRAENVAYTNVFLGLHQDLMYIDPPPRLQLLHCISNSFQGGESLFSDGARAAYSLELNNPLAFDQLRGNRSPQFHYHRNGNDYHMGRNTFRYAGRTGEGKGFLSRIHWAPPFQAPFSRQTGATATNVLGNRVIQDGGGGAYAENEHAVVVEEKGKNMTKWVPAAKEFEREISAEENMFELKMKEGECVIFDNWRVLHGRREFQTEGQAEGAERWLKGTYISHQVYKAMEDKLQWRLAQKEGGIPLAIGVAEAHGLGWKERGQLPKKEAPKQETTAPVQPKEEAPKVEEAPKVEETPKVEETPKVEETPKVEETPKVEEVPKVEGAGKPEEAQNEGPSRQPKEQLGTVNWNA comes from the coding sequence ATGCTTCGCCAGCTTGGAGCCGCTCCCCTCGCGCGCGGCCGCTTCGCCGTCACGCCATCAACCAAGGCGATCCGCACTTTGTCGTGCTCACCAGCAGCTCGCGCCGACGATGCTACGACCCCTTCTCCCGCCGCCGGTGACAGTGCCGCACCCACCGAGCCGGCCCAGCCCAAACTGCTTTTCCGTAAGATCTATAAGAAGCAAAGGACAGCGGACCAGAAAGCCGACAAGAAAGGCGACAATGGATCCGACATGAAAGTCGACAAGGAAGCCGGCAAGGAAACAGACAAGACCGGCGTCAATAAATCGGACAAAAAAGCCGGCAAGAAAGCCAACGAAGAAACGGACAAATTGGCAGAAGCCCAGAGGGAATTCGATATACAACTCAGCCGGTTACGAAACGACCTCGCCCAGCTAAAGAAATCCAACAACAAGTTGCGAAAAGACAAGGGGGCCTTACGGCTAGACATTGTCAATATGAAGAAAGCTTTCAAAGGGGTGCCTCCTACGGCAGCGGTGCAGAGGGACGGCCAATTGCTAGAATTATACAACAAGATCGCCAAAGAAGCACGCGAATTCAAGGCCGGCACTCCCCAGTCCGTCGAGGTGGTCGATGGTCAGCAGCAGCTCGTCATCACCTTCGCCCAGCCCGACGGCACCACCAAGCAAGTGGCCATGTCCCTCCACTGGCTGCGCGACACCTGCAAGTGCCCGCACTGCGTGAACCCCGACTCGGGCCAAAAGAACTTCTCCAGCACCTCTCTGCCCGAGACTCTCGAGGTCCAAAGCGCCGAGGTCAACGCCGCCGACGGCTCCGTCACCATCGTCTGGGCCAACGACACCGTCAGCACCAACGCCACGTCCGAGGCCACCACGCACACCTCGACCTACGACGCCTCCGACATCTTTACCTGGCAACTTCCGTACGACCTCGCCGGCAACCTGCTCCCCGTCGAGCGCACGCTCTGGGACCGCTCCAAGCTGCAAGCCCACATCGACTCGGGCGACCTGCGCGTCTCGTACAACGACTGGCTGACCTCCGATGCCGCCTTTTGGAAAGCCTTTGAGTCTCTCGCCCGCTTCGGCATTCTCTTCGTGCACTCGATCCCGTCCGACCGAGCCCTCGTCGAATCCCAAGTCGAAAAGATCGCCAACCGCATCGGCATCCTCATGCACACCTTCTACGGCTTCACCTGGGACGTGCGCTCCAAGCCTCGCGCCGAGAACGTGGCCTACACCAACGTCTTTCTAGGCTTGCACCAAGACCTGATGTACATCGACCCGCCTCCCCGCCTGCAGCTCCTGCACTGCATCTCCAACTCCTTCCAGGGCGGCGAATCTCTCTTCAGCGACGGAGCGCGCGCCGCTTACTCCCTGGAACTCAACAACCCACTAGCCTTTGACCAGCTGCGCGGCAACCGCTCGCCGCAGTTCCACTACCACCGCAACGGCAACGACTACCACATGGGCCGCAACACGTTCCGGTACGCCGGGCGGACGGGCGAAGGCAAGGGGTTTCTGAGCCGGATCCACTGGGCGCCGCCGTTCCAGGCGCCGTTTAGCCGGCAGACGGGCGCCACGGCGACGAACGTGCTCGGCAACCGCGTCATtcaggacggcggcggcggtgcttaTGCCGAGAACGAGCatgcggtggtggtggaggaaaaGGGCAAGAACATGACCAAGTGGGTGCCGGCGGCCAAGGAGTTTGAGCGCGAGATTAGCGCCGAGGAGAACATGTTTGAGCTCAagatgaaggaaggagagtGTGTGATTTTCGATAACTGGCGAGTGTTGCATGGGCGCAGGGAGTTCCAGACGGAAGGACAGGCGGAGGGCGCCGAGAGGTGGCTCAAGGGCACATATATTAGCCATCAGGTGTACAAGGCCATGGAGGATAAGTTGCAGTGGAGGTTGGCgcagaaggaaggggggattCCTTTGGCTATTGGCGTGGCGGAGGCGCATGGGTTGGGctggaaggagagggggCAGTTgcccaagaaggaggctCCTAAGCAGGAGACTACTGCCCCTGTTCagcccaaggaggaggcaCCCAAGGTCGAGGAGGCACCCAAGGTCGAGGAGACTCCCAAGGTTGAGGAGACTCCCAAGGTTGAGGAGACTCCCAAGGTTGAGGAGACTCCCAAGGTCGAAGAGGTTCCCAAGGTCGAGGGGGCCGGGAAGCCCGAGGAGGCTCAGAATGAGGGTCCTTCGCGCCAGCCTAAGGAGCAATTGGGCACGGTGAACTGGAACGCATAA
- a CDS encoding 40S ribosomal protein S20: MSSYNKDQKDFGEAPKVHRVRITLTSRKVQALEKVCSELVERAKTKDLRVKGPVRLPTKILKITTRKSPCGEGSKTWDLFEMRIHKRLIDLTAPTEIVKQIIVNIEAGVEVEVTIAA, from the exons ATGTCTTCCTACAACAAGGACCAGAAGGATTTCGGCGAGGCCCCC AAGGTCCACCGTGTCCGTATCACCCTCACCTCCCGCAAGGTCCAGGCTCTTGAGAAGGTCTGCTCCGAGCTCGTTGAGCGCGCCAAGACTAAGGACCTGCGCGTCAAGGGCCCCGTCCGCCTTCCCACCAAGATCCTCAAGATCACC ACCCGCAAGTCCCCCTGCGGTGAGGGTTCCAAGACCTGGGATCTCTTCGAGATGCGCATCCACAAGCGCCTCATCGACTTGACCGCCCCCACCGAGATCGTCAAGCAGATCATTGTCAACATCGAGGCCGGtgtcgaggttgaggtcACCATTGCTGCTTAA
- a CDS encoding cytochrome P450 4A5, producing the protein MVFGAAHLQLWLGALVVLGAVYTSCLIFYRLFLHPLAKYPGPFLAKLTDGYMAYHAFKGDRHLEFWRMHEKYGKFVRFGPNSLSVNSNTALKDIYGFKANVRKAEFYDAFVHPAPNTHNARDRDLHARKRRVLAHAFSDSAIKEVERYILSNIRTFCDAIGDLGRPSFAPLADKKGWSSPKNMSDWCSWLAMDILGDLCFGKAFHMLERPDNRYAVDLVSVAAHRHLICGTMPMLDKLSLDRIFLRKIASGRAQYMAYSRQQLAERTALGDETDRRDFFYYLLKARDPETGQGFTTPELWGESNLLIIAGSDTTSTAMAATLFYLVRNPTALARVTAEIRSRFASVEGIHQGPSLQSCTYLRACIDEAMRLSPSVGGLLPREVLPGGITIDGEHVPQGTIIGVPHYTIHHNAAYYPDPWSYTPERWLSTRSPSEKTSGAAMQTEEQIQLAQSAFCPFSIGPRGCIGKGLAYIEMSITLARVLFLYDLRRAVGVDDPAEGGKKGAEYGRHRVGEMQLVDTFTSTKDGVMVEFRPREDLAA; encoded by the exons ATGGTATTTGGCGCTGCCCACCTCCAGCTCTGGCTGGGGGCTTTGGTTGTCCTCGGTGCTGTTTAC ACATCATGCCTCATCTTCTaccgcctcttcctccaccctctCGCCAAATACCCCGGTCCCTTCCTCGCCAAACTGACCGACGGCTACATGGCCTACCACGCCTTCAAAGGTGACCGACACCTCGAGTTCTGGCGTATGCACGAGAAATACGGCAAATTCGTCCGCTTCGGACCCAACTCGCTCTCCGTCAACTCCAACACCGCCCTCAAGGACATCTACGGCTTCAAGGCCAACGTGCGCAAAGCCGAGTTCTACGACGCCTTTGTCCACCCGGCCCCCAACACCCACAACGCGCGTGACCGTGACCTACACGCCCGCAAGCGGCGCGTCCTGGCGCACGCCTTCTCCGATTCCGCCATCAAGGAAGTCGAGCGCTACATTCTGTCCAACATCCGCACCTTTTGCGACGCGATCGGTGACCTCGGCCGCCCCAGCTTCGCTCCGCTAGCCGACAAGAAGGGATGGTCATCCCCGAAAAACATGTCGGACTGGTGTAGCTGGCTAGCCATGGACATTTTGGGGGACCTTTGCTTCGGCAAAGCCTTCCACATGCTCGAGCGCCCCGACAACCGCTACGCCGTCGACCTCGTCTCCGTCGCCGCCCACCGCCACCTCATCTGCGGCACCATGCCCATGCTCGACAAGCTCTCGCTCGACCGTATCTTTCTGCGCAAAATTGCTTCTGGTAGAGCACAGTACATGGCCTACAGCCGCCAACAGCTTGCCGAACGCACGGCATTGGGTGACGAGACCGACCGCCGCGACTTCTTCTACTACCTCCTCAAAGCCCGCGACCCGGAAACGGGCCAGGGATTTACGACCCCTGAGCTCTGGGGCGAGTCAAACTTGCTAATTATCGCCGGGTCCGACACCACTTCCACCGCAATGGCGGCGACGCTATTCTACTTGGTCCGCAACCCTACTGCTCTCGCCCGCGTCACCGCCGAGATTCGCTCCCGCTTCGCTTCAGTTGAAGGCATCCACCAGGGTCCTAGCCTCCAGTCATGCACTTACCTCCGCGCTTGCATCGACGAAGCCATGCGTTTGTCACCCTCTGTCGGCGGTCTCCTGCCTCGCGAAGTCCTGCCGGGCGGGATAACCATTGATGGCGAACACGTTCCCCAAGGCACCATCATTGGCGTTCCTCACTATACCATCCACCACAACGCTGCTTACTACCCTGATCCCTGGTCCTACACCCCTGAGCGCTGGCTGTCTACCCGATCTCCATCTGAAAAGACTTCCGGCGCTGCCATGCAGACGGAAGAGCAGATCCAGCTTGCCCAATCAGCCTTTTGCCCCTTCTCCATTGGCCCGCGCGGTTGTATTGGTAAGGGACTGGCCTATATCGAGATGAGCATCACGTTGGCGAGGGTGTTGTTCCTGTATGACTTGCGCAGGGCGGTGGGAGTGGATGATCCggcggagggagggaagaaaggggcGGAGTATGGAAGACATCGCGTGGGGGAGATGCAGCTGGTGGATACGTTTACGAGTACCAAGGATGGGGTCATGGTTGAGTTTAGACCAAGAGAGGATCTGGCTGCTTGA